From a single Pseudobutyrivibrio xylanivorans genomic region:
- a CDS encoding MATE family efflux transporter, giving the protein MAKIFSATKKRDIDFTQGSPFKLINAFFWPLFLTSMLQQVYNFVDTLIVGKGLGDNALAAVGNMGSLFFLIVGFSFGLANGFAVLIAQSYGAKDEEQLRRRLAATIELGVILAIVLSTISLLFLSNLLTFLNTDEVIMKDSLKYGYIVFGGLPVGISYNIAGSILRSFGDSRTPLKAIVISSILNLTLDSFFIFGLGSGVEGAAIATVVAQVVSVVICINSLRQIEMIKLKKAHFINSGNVYYELLKNGLPMAIMNSITAVGCMVVQAFVNGYGVVFTASYSVCSKYLNLFMNPAATTGSAITAYTSQNYGAKEYGRIKEGVKVGLGMVGVFYLILGSIMVFLPAQLADFLLDGKKQIELVCIFLPRCGVMLIFLNILFIVRATVQGMGKPMLPMFSGILEMILRTFVISFFISRIGFKATPYAEISAWLGALFVNAYALYIALVPLLKEQKVALE; this is encoded by the coding sequence ATGGCAAAAATTTTTAGCGCGACAAAAAAGAGAGATATTGATTTTACCCAAGGAAGTCCATTTAAGCTAATCAATGCTTTTTTCTGGCCTTTATTTTTAACAAGTATGCTTCAGCAGGTATACAATTTTGTAGACACTTTGATTGTTGGAAAGGGCTTGGGAGACAATGCTCTTGCTGCTGTAGGTAATATGGGGTCACTTTTCTTTTTGATTGTGGGCTTTTCCTTTGGACTGGCAAATGGATTTGCAGTTCTAATTGCACAAAGCTATGGAGCAAAGGATGAGGAACAGCTTAGAAGAAGACTTGCAGCAACTATAGAGCTTGGGGTAATTTTAGCAATTGTTCTTTCGACTATAAGCCTGTTATTTTTGTCAAATCTTCTTACATTTTTAAATACTGATGAAGTGATTATGAAGGATAGCCTGAAATACGGTTATATTGTCTTTGGTGGTTTGCCAGTTGGCATCAGCTATAATATAGCAGGTTCAATTTTGCGCTCCTTTGGTGATAGCAGGACTCCATTAAAGGCTATCGTCATTTCATCTATTTTGAATCTTACGTTAGATAGCTTTTTCATTTTTGGACTTGGCTCTGGCGTTGAGGGTGCAGCCATTGCTACAGTAGTAGCGCAGGTGGTTTCTGTCGTTATCTGTATCAACAGCTTAAGACAGATTGAGATGATTAAGCTTAAAAAAGCGCATTTTATTAATTCAGGGAATGTATATTATGAGCTTTTAAAGAATGGTCTTCCAATGGCTATTATGAATTCTATAACAGCTGTTGGATGCATGGTGGTTCAGGCATTTGTAAATGGCTACGGCGTTGTCTTTACTGCTTCATATTCAGTGTGCTCAAAGTATTTGAATCTGTTCATGAATCCTGCAGCTACAACTGGAAGTGCCATCACGGCATACACCAGTCAAAACTATGGTGCTAAGGAATACGGACGAATCAAGGAGGGAGTAAAGGTAGGCCTTGGCATGGTTGGAGTTTTCTATCTGATTCTTGGCTCAATCATGGTATTTCTGCCAGCACAGCTTGCAGACTTCCTGTTGGATGGTAAGAAGCAGATAGAGCTTGTATGTATCTTCCTGCCAAGATGCGGTGTAATGCTTATTTTCCTTAACATCTTATTTATTGTTAGAGCAACGGTGCAGGGTATGGGAAAGCCAATGCTACCAATGTTTTCAGGAATCCTTGAGATGATTCTTAGAACCTTTGTAATTTCATTTTTCATTAGCAGAATTGGATTTAAGGCTACGCCTTATGCAGAGATTAGCGCCTGGCTTGGAGCTTTATTCGTAAATGCGTATGCACTTTATATCGCGCTTGTCCCATTATTAAAGGAGCAAAAGGTGGCTTTAGAATAA
- a CDS encoding type II CAAX prenyl endopeptidase Rce1 family protein: MKNENLSKKKVAVIFVIVTLLLTWLFQFTPIVLQMNVEETSVSSFDFASIFFVIGGMLPSLLGGIFVAVLYKKENIKDFFKRCLVPDKRSILAIFISLLLICIECFVTQTISKMNGGENLGFEGLKLIAGNPLMVFYFLFWGLISGPFSEEFGWRGFLSDMVINKKNVVKGSIIIGLIWGIWHLPLFFYPAQIQYEWAHSNMLLAVCFVLMCVTNSLVYSSIYVISHRKVFPIFFLHMFENIVLTGAMIYPFSDVYKTLVNPVSIVLDIVFFVIITRTRLYKDSLEAMN, translated from the coding sequence ATGAAAAATGAGAATTTAAGCAAGAAAAAGGTAGCTGTTATTTTCGTTATAGTTACACTTTTATTGACGTGGCTCTTTCAATTTACGCCAATAGTATTACAAATGAATGTAGAAGAGACTTCGGTATCTTCATTTGACTTTGCATCTATCTTTTTTGTTATCGGGGGTATGCTTCCATCACTTTTAGGAGGCATTTTTGTCGCTGTTTTATACAAAAAAGAGAATATTAAAGATTTCTTCAAAAGATGTCTTGTACCGGATAAAAGAAGTATTTTAGCTATATTTATCAGCTTGCTTCTCATATGTATTGAGTGCTTTGTCACACAGACAATATCCAAGATGAATGGAGGAGAAAATCTCGGATTTGAGGGGCTAAAACTTATTGCGGGAAATCCGTTAATGGTTTTCTATTTCCTGTTTTGGGGGCTGATATCAGGACCATTCTCTGAAGAGTTTGGCTGGAGAGGCTTTCTCTCAGATATGGTAATCAATAAAAAGAATGTTGTAAAAGGTTCGATAATTATTGGATTAATCTGGGGAATATGGCATTTACCACTGTTCTTTTATCCTGCTCAGATTCAGTATGAATGGGCTCATTCAAACATGCTTTTAGCGGTATGCTTTGTACTTATGTGTGTAACAAATTCCCTTGTATATAGTTCGATATATGTTATTTCACACAGAAAAGTCTTTCCAATATTCTTTTTACATATGTTTGAAAATATCGTTCTTACAGGAGCAATGATCTATCCATTCAGTGATGTTTACAAAACACTGGTTAATCCAGTTTCAATTGTACTTGATATAGTATTTTTTGTAATCATTACCAGAACAAGATTATATAAAGATAGTCTTGAAGCCATGAATTAA
- a CDS encoding DUF3990 domain-containing protein, protein MDNIILYHGSERIIEKPKYKEGNIYNDYGQGFYCTKHIELAKEWAVDDERAGFVNSYEVNLEGLKVLDLNGSEYSILNWLTVLLEHRNVKISNPVALDGLEYLKKKYYVDIEEYDVIVGYRADDSYFSFARAFVSNSISISQLEKAMYLGELGTQYFIKSEKAFSRLKFIEANPVDYIDYYPKRMSRDTIARNSYNEISNTLDKGGVYILDLMREES, encoded by the coding sequence ATGGATAATATTATTCTATATCATGGATCTGAGAGAATTATAGAAAAGCCAAAGTATAAAGAGGGCAATATATATAATGATTATGGACAGGGATTTTACTGTACAAAGCATATTGAGCTTGCTAAAGAATGGGCAGTAGATGATGAAAGGGCAGGATTTGTAAATTCGTATGAGGTAAATTTAGAAGGATTAAAAGTTCTAGATTTAAATGGCAGTGAGTATTCAATTTTGAATTGGCTAACTGTTTTATTAGAGCATCGCAATGTCAAAATTAGTAACCCTGTAGCGTTAGATGGCTTGGAGTATTTAAAGAAAAAATATTATGTGGATATAGAAGAATATGATGTGATAGTTGGTTATAGGGCAGATGACTCTTACTTTTCTTTTGCTAGAGCATTTGTTTCAAATTCCATTAGCATTTCACAACTTGAAAAGGCCATGTATCTTGGAGAGCTGGGAACGCAATATTTCATCAAGAGTGAAAAAGCTTTTTCAAGATTAAAGTTTATTGAGGCAAATCCTGTTGACTATATAGACTATTATCCAAAGAGAATGTCAAGAGATACAATCGCAAGAAATAGCTATAATGAGATTTCTAACACCTTGGATAAGGGTGGAGTTTACATTTTGGATTTAATGCGAGAGGAGAGCTAG
- a CDS encoding ATP-binding protein — protein MQNPFTHTFGMEPGKYISTVQTEEIVENFSYPNPSEKCYMITGVRGCGKTVMLSKIVEELKKDDSWIVIDLNVTKDMQLQLAAKLAQEKQVQKCFLKPSIEISIAGISAGLEYSKEKIFDINVLIERMVQTLSSHEKRIIITLDDVSATSEMREFAHTFQGLLRAKLPVHIIMTGLLSNYRDVTNKPEFKDCTFLTRAFQIMVEPLDYSQIAVSYLNTFDISEKEAIKLAKMTRGYAFAYQVLGWLFFEKTVNGKSKNLEFEYTSELIKYCYSKIWTELTEKEILIVKSMVELGADSQKVKREDIIKEVEKTEPISSASFNTYKERLIGKGILTVSINRDGFYWIELPQFGEFVRMYHMDEF, from the coding sequence ATGCAAAATCCTTTTACACATACTTTTGGTATGGAACCAGGTAAATATATTTCTACAGTGCAGACTGAGGAAATAGTAGAGAATTTTTCGTATCCAAATCCAAGTGAAAAATGTTACATGATTACTGGAGTTAGAGGCTGCGGTAAGACTGTTATGCTTTCCAAAATTGTTGAGGAATTAAAAAAGGATGATTCTTGGATTGTTATAGATTTGAATGTCACCAAGGATATGCAGCTTCAATTGGCTGCGAAGTTGGCTCAGGAAAAGCAGGTTCAGAAGTGTTTTCTAAAACCAAGTATTGAGATATCAATAGCCGGTATCAGTGCTGGGCTTGAATATAGTAAAGAGAAGATTTTTGATATCAATGTTTTGATTGAGAGAATGGTTCAAACTTTATCTTCTCATGAAAAAAGAATCATTATTACTCTTGATGATGTTTCGGCAACATCTGAGATGCGAGAGTTTGCACATACATTCCAAGGCTTGCTTCGAGCAAAGCTTCCAGTACATATTATTATGACTGGTTTGTTATCAAATTATAGAGATGTGACTAATAAACCGGAATTTAAAGATTGTACTTTCTTAACCAGGGCATTCCAGATTATGGTTGAGCCATTAGATTATAGTCAGATTGCTGTTTCATATCTCAATACATTTGATATATCTGAGAAAGAAGCAATCAAGCTTGCAAAAATGACTCGAGGATATGCTTTCGCTTATCAGGTTTTAGGTTGGCTGTTTTTTGAAAAGACAGTGAATGGTAAGAGTAAGAATCTTGAATTTGAGTATACCAGCGAGTTAATAAAATATTGTTATTCTAAGATTTGGACCGAGCTTACTGAAAAGGAAATACTTATTGTAAAATCCATGGTTGAGCTTGGTGCAGACTCTCAAAAAGTTAAGCGTGAAGATATAATTAAAGAAGTCGAAAAGACAGAACCTATCTCATCTGCAAGCTTTAATACATATAAGGAACGCTTGATAGGTAAAGGAATTCTTACTGTTTCAATAAATAGAGATGGATTTTATTGGATTGAGCTTCCTCAGTTCGGTGAGTTTGTAAGAATGTATCATATGGATGAGTTTTAG
- a CDS encoding NUDIX hydrolase, producing MNYLGDLRKTFGHELLMTVGCGLLLENEKGEVLLQKRSDNGLWCIPGGALEPHETYIEAVKREVFEEVGIKITDPELFGLYSGEDRVITYPNDDVVYSLAVIFKGHTYEGEISDEDCEVLEHRFFAKDEIPRDMLFIPDARPILDWADGGNTCLVK from the coding sequence ATGAATTATCTTGGAGATTTGAGAAAAACTTTTGGGCATGAGCTTCTTATGACAGTTGGATGTGGCTTATTACTTGAAAATGAAAAGGGCGAAGTGCTACTCCAAAAGAGAAGTGACAATGGGTTGTGGTGTATCCCAGGAGGAGCATTAGAACCACACGAGACATACATTGAAGCAGTAAAAAGAGAAGTATTTGAAGAGGTGGGAATAAAGATTACAGATCCAGAATTGTTCGGTCTTTATTCAGGAGAGGATAGAGTGATTACCTATCCAAATGATGACGTTGTATATTCTCTTGCTGTGATTTTTAAGGGTCATACCTATGAAGGAGAGATTTCTGATGAGGATTGTGAGGTATTAGAGCATAGATTTTTTGCTAAGGATGAAATTCCAAGGGATATGCTATTTATACCTGATGCAAGACCGATTTTAGATTGGGCAGATGGCGGGAATACCTGTTTGGTAAAGTAG
- a CDS encoding aldo/keto reductase: MGEKFFGENTPKLGFGLMRLPKEADNPSKIDIEQTKKMVDMFMEAGLTYFDTAFVYDGGESEKAAKVALVDRYPRESYTLATKLGAFAAHDEESAKQELLTSLERTGAGYIDYYLLHALSDGNLKKYEEWHLWDYVKEMKEKGLIKHYGFSFHDTPERLDEILTAHPDAEFVQLQINYADWNNPNVQSRGCYEVARKHGKSIVVMEPIKGGTLANPPAAVRELLKKANPNTSIASWAIRFVASLDGIITVLSGMSNVEQMADNLSYMSNFKPLSNEEQQVISKAQNILDSIDSIPCTSCHYCTDGCPMQIPIPEIFSARNKQLIWEQIEAGKQDYEKATKDRGVASACVQCGQCESVCPQHINIIERLQDCASVFE; the protein is encoded by the coding sequence ATGGGCGAAAAATTTTTTGGTGAAAATACACCTAAGCTTGGTTTCGGCTTGATGCGTCTGCCAAAGGAAGCTGACAATCCTTCAAAGATTGACATTGAACAGACCAAGAAAATGGTAGATATGTTTATGGAAGCAGGTCTTACATATTTTGATACTGCCTTTGTTTATGATGGTGGCGAATCCGAGAAGGCAGCAAAAGTAGCTCTCGTAGACAGATATCCTAGAGAAAGCTACACTCTTGCTACAAAGCTTGGAGCTTTTGCAGCTCATGATGAGGAAAGTGCAAAGCAGGAGCTTCTTACCAGCTTGGAGCGTACTGGTGCAGGCTACATTGATTATTATCTGCTCCATGCTCTCTCAGATGGAAACTTAAAAAAATACGAAGAATGGCATCTTTGGGACTACGTAAAAGAGATGAAAGAAAAAGGGCTTATCAAGCACTATGGCTTTTCTTTCCACGATACGCCTGAGCGCTTAGATGAAATTCTTACAGCTCATCCAGATGCAGAATTCGTTCAGCTTCAAATTAACTATGCTGACTGGAACAATCCTAATGTACAGTCCAGAGGCTGCTACGAGGTAGCTAGAAAGCACGGTAAATCTATCGTGGTTATGGAGCCAATCAAAGGTGGTACACTGGCAAATCCTCCAGCTGCAGTACGTGAGCTCTTAAAGAAAGCAAATCCTAATACAAGTATTGCATCTTGGGCTATCCGCTTCGTTGCTTCCTTAGATGGAATTATCACTGTACTTTCTGGAATGTCTAATGTAGAGCAGATGGCTGATAATCTCTCATATATGAGTAACTTTAAGCCTCTATCCAATGAAGAACAGCAGGTTATTTCAAAAGCGCAGAATATACTTGATAGCATTGATTCTATTCCTTGTACATCATGTCACTACTGTACAGACGGTTGTCCAATGCAAATTCCTATTCCAGAGATTTTCTCTGCCAGAAACAAACAGCTTATTTGGGAACAAATAGAAGCTGGTAAACAGGATTACGAAAAGGCAACTAAAGATCGCGGTGTTGCCAGCGCATGTGTCCAGTGTGGACAGTGCGAAAGTGTTTGTCCTCAGCATATAAATATTATTGAAAGACTTCAGGATTGCGCCAGCGTGTTTGAATAA
- a CDS encoding helix-turn-helix domain-containing protein: MVHAYNQMYLYDAMLNLAEAFDVAVNGYNFTLNFFMQLFINSGIAHQFEVGNPRYLVGKSGTELVDTVVTKVYGIDGRKEVDTSYTPPTVEYWTGWVLAYYQWSSGKSFRDIQKIITVEELSKKYNPYHEMDEEKIVEYINSKAEHADTVRRLQAYRKLYGMSQSELAREAGINLRTLQQYEIGAKDINKAAASTVLSLSKVLKCRPEDLCGE, encoded by the coding sequence ATGGTTCATGCATATAATCAAATGTATCTATATGATGCAATGTTAAACTTGGCAGAGGCATTTGATGTTGCTGTTAATGGATATAACTTTACATTGAATTTTTTTATGCAGCTGTTTATAAACTCTGGTATTGCCCATCAATTTGAAGTTGGTAATCCTAGATATCTGGTTGGAAAATCAGGGACAGAATTGGTGGATACAGTTGTAACAAAGGTTTATGGGATTGATGGTCGTAAGGAAGTGGATACATCATATACTCCACCTACTGTAGAATACTGGACAGGATGGGTGTTGGCATATTATCAATGGTCTTCTGGTAAATCATTCAGAGACATTCAGAAAATTATAACAGTAGAAGAGCTCAGTAAGAAATATAATCCATATCACGAAATGGATGAAGAAAAGATTGTTGAATATATTAATAGTAAAGCTGAGCATGCAGATACAGTCAGAAGGCTTCAGGCATATAGAAAGCTTTATGGAATGTCACAGAGTGAATTAGCCAGGGAGGCAGGGATTAATCTGAGGACCTTGCAGCAGTATGAAATTGGTGCAAAGGATATAAATAAAGCCGCTGCATCTACTGTTTTATCACTAAGCAAAGTATTGAAATGCAGACCGGAAGATTTGTGTGGGGAGTAG
- a CDS encoding 2'-5' RNA ligase family protein: MYLISAYFDEKANKILSGYIDGVAKACGNNFMIDNNVPSHLTILSIEAKDEEAVVEKASAVMKTLSSGEILIPTLGQILPGVIYASPVINEYIMDLQVKLYEALKDMEEISFSKYYLPYSWMPHITLGKTLEPEQMKDAFTYLQKSFVPLEAKIVEIGVAKTNPHRDIYSNTLAQS; the protein is encoded by the coding sequence ATGTACTTAATATCAGCATATTTTGATGAAAAAGCAAATAAAATCTTATCAGGATATATTGATGGTGTGGCAAAAGCTTGTGGAAATAACTTCATGATAGATAACAATGTACCATCACACTTGACCATTCTTAGCATAGAAGCCAAGGATGAGGAAGCGGTAGTGGAAAAGGCTTCGGCTGTGATGAAAACACTATCATCAGGAGAAATTCTGATTCCTACTTTAGGACAGATATTACCTGGGGTAATCTATGCATCCCCAGTGATAAACGAATACATAATGGACTTGCAGGTAAAGTTATATGAAGCATTAAAAGATATGGAAGAAATATCCTTTAGTAAATATTATCTACCATATTCCTGGATGCCTCACATAACTTTAGGCAAGACACTAGAGCCAGAGCAAATGAAGGATGCATTTACATACCTGCAGAAATCATTTGTCCCTCTAGAAGCAAAGATAGTGGAGATTGGAGTCGCCAAGACTAATCCTCACAGGGATATTTATTCAAACACGCTGGCGCAATCCTGA
- a CDS encoding metal ABC transporter substrate-binding protein, protein MKNLISKVFTKRLFTKNRRLMTLLFTVVIFAGSLIGCGNNQSTKLDGITEEQVPVTGESNQKISVVTTIFPEYDWVKELVGDNDNVEITMLLDNGVDLHSFQPTAEDIMKVANCDMFIYVGGESDEWVEDALKESVNPDMVVINLLDALGESNLKEEEVVEGMEAEEEEDEGEEEEGPEIDEHVWLSLKNAQTLVKVIADNLSVIDADNSHMYSSNADAYIAKLEALDKTYTAAVADASKDTLLFGDRFPFRYLVDDYGLNYYAAFVGCSAETEASFETVAFLSKKVDELGLNTVLTIEKSDGKIANTIIQNTANKDATVLAMDSMQSTTSQDIAGGTSYMSIMESNLEVLKEALR, encoded by the coding sequence ATGAAAAATTTAATATCGAAGGTTTTTACTAAAAGACTATTCACAAAGAATCGTAGACTTATGACTCTTTTATTTACTGTAGTTATTTTTGCAGGAAGTCTCATTGGATGTGGCAATAATCAGTCTACAAAATTAGATGGGATTACTGAAGAACAGGTGCCAGTCACAGGTGAATCAAACCAGAAAATCTCTGTGGTTACCACAATCTTTCCAGAGTATGACTGGGTAAAGGAGCTTGTAGGTGATAATGACAACGTAGAAATTACAATGCTTCTGGACAATGGCGTTGATTTACATAGCTTCCAGCCAACAGCTGAGGACATTATGAAGGTTGCCAATTGCGACATGTTTATCTACGTAGGCGGTGAATCAGATGAGTGGGTTGAGGATGCCCTTAAAGAGTCTGTTAATCCAGATATGGTTGTTATCAATCTTTTAGATGCTTTGGGAGAGAGCAACCTTAAGGAAGAAGAGGTTGTAGAGGGCATGGAAGCCGAGGAAGAGGAAGACGAAGGAGAAGAGGAAGAAGGTCCAGAAATCGATGAGCATGTTTGGCTTTCGCTAAAGAATGCACAAACTCTAGTGAAGGTGATTGCAGACAATCTTTCAGTTATCGATGCAGATAATAGCCATATGTATAGTTCAAATGCAGATGCGTACATTGCGAAGCTTGAAGCTTTAGATAAAACATACACTGCAGCAGTAGCAGATGCTAGTAAGGATACATTACTTTTTGGAGACAGATTCCCATTCAGATATTTGGTTGATGACTATGGCCTAAACTATTATGCAGCTTTTGTTGGATGCTCAGCTGAGACAGAGGCAAGCTTTGAAACAGTTGCTTTCCTTTCAAAAAAGGTAGATGAACTTGGACTTAACACAGTACTTACAATAGAAAAATCAGATGGAAAGATTGCAAACACGATAATTCAAAACACTGCAAACAAGGATGCGACAGTTTTAGCAATGGATTCAATGCAGTCTACTACAAGTCAGGATATTGCAGGTGGGACTTCTTATATGAGTATTATGGAAAGCAATTTGGAAGTATTAAAGGAAGCATTGAGGTAA
- a CDS encoding diguanylate cyclase, with product MGDKVLIRFAEIIRSAIRSTDLAGRMGGDEFIEI from the coding sequence ATGGGGGATAAGGTTCTCATACGATTTGCAGAAATCATCCGCTCAGCCATACGCTCCACAGATTTGGCTGGACGAATGGGTGGTGATGAATTTATTGAAATTTAA
- a CDS encoding metal ABC transporter permease: protein MLEMLFMYLQYPFVRYAIIVGVLIALCSSLLGVTLVLKRYSYIGDGLSHVAFGAMSIAAVLNFTNKMIIVLPFTVLAAILLLKNGNNTKVKGDAAIAMISVGALAFGYMLMNVFPVSSNISGDVCSTLFGSTSILTLTKEEVWISGIMSVIVVGIFILFYNRIFAVTFDENFAIAVGTNVKAYNFLIATIIAVIIVLAMNLVGSLLISALVIFPTLSAMSILKSFRAVIVFSAISSVVCALFGIIISILAGTPVGSTIVAADVVLFLACYLLGKVRG, encoded by the coding sequence ATGTTAGAAATGCTTTTTATGTATCTTCAGTATCCCTTTGTAAGATACGCAATAATCGTTGGAGTGCTGATTGCATTGTGTTCATCACTGCTTGGCGTCACACTTGTACTTAAAAGATATTCTTATATAGGGGATGGACTATCTCATGTGGCATTTGGTGCCATGTCCATTGCTGCGGTACTAAACTTCACAAATAAGATGATTATAGTACTTCCTTTCACAGTGCTTGCAGCCATTCTTTTGCTGAAAAATGGTAATAATACAAAGGTGAAGGGGGACGCAGCCATTGCAATGATTTCGGTGGGAGCCTTGGCCTTTGGCTATATGCTGATGAATGTATTTCCAGTTTCTTCTAATATTTCTGGAGATGTATGTTCCACCTTGTTTGGCTCCACTTCTATACTTACACTTACAAAGGAAGAGGTTTGGATTAGTGGGATAATGTCAGTGATAGTTGTAGGCATTTTCATCCTTTTTTACAACAGGATATTTGCAGTGACCTTCGACGAGAATTTTGCCATAGCGGTAGGAACTAATGTGAAGGCGTACAATTTTCTAATTGCCACAATCATTGCCGTGATTATTGTGCTGGCTATGAATTTAGTGGGATCGTTACTCATATCAGCGCTTGTTATTTTTCCTACACTGTCAGCCATGAGTATTCTCAAAAGCTTTAGGGCAGTAATAGTGTTCTCTGCTATTTCATCAGTTGTCTGCGCACTGTTTGGAATTATTATCTCTATTCTTGCGGGAACTCCTGTGGGTTCGACTATCGTAGCTGCAGATGTAGTTTTGTTTTTAGCATGTTACTTGCTAGGAAAAGTCAGGGGGTAA
- a CDS encoding ZIP family metal transporter → MWQIIIIPFLGTSLGAASVFLFKEGMTEKLQRALTGFASGVMVAASFFSLILPALEQATDMGKMRFIPVAIGFAIGMLFLLVLDVLTPHMHFNHCEEGLHSGLKRTTKLVLAVTLHNLPEGMAVGIVCAGWLYGNSSITFAGALALSLGIAIQNFPEGAIVSVPLLGEGVPKGKTFLYGVLSGIVEPVGALLVIAASALLIPTMPYLLSFAAGAMMYVVVEELIPEMSEGPHSNIATICFAAGFILMMALDTGLG, encoded by the coding sequence ATGTGGCAAATAATTATTATTCCATTTTTAGGAACCAGCTTAGGAGCTGCTAGCGTATTCCTTTTTAAGGAAGGTATGACAGAAAAACTTCAGAGGGCGTTGACTGGCTTTGCGTCTGGTGTAATGGTGGCTGCGTCATTCTTCAGTTTGATTTTACCAGCGCTGGAACAGGCCACTGATATGGGAAAAATGCGTTTTATACCAGTGGCAATAGGTTTTGCGATTGGTATGCTTTTTTTACTTGTGCTGGATGTATTGACTCCACATATGCATTTCAATCATTGTGAAGAAGGTCTTCACAGTGGGTTGAAGCGCACAACAAAGCTGGTGTTAGCTGTCACACTTCATAATTTGCCAGAGGGAATGGCTGTAGGTATTGTGTGTGCAGGCTGGTTGTATGGGAATTCTTCAATTACTTTTGCTGGCGCATTGGCGTTATCACTGGGTATTGCAATTCAAAATTTCCCAGAGGGTGCAATAGTTTCAGTACCTCTTTTAGGTGAAGGGGTGCCAAAGGGGAAGACATTTCTTTATGGTGTTTTATCGGGAATTGTGGAGCCCGTTGGCGCGCTTCTTGTTATTGCTGCATCAGCCTTACTAATTCCTACGATGCCATATTTACTTAGCTTTGCTGCAGGAGCAATGATGTATGTTGTAGTGGAGGAATTAATCCCAGAAATGTCTGAAGGCCCACATTCAAACATCGCCACAATATGCTTTGCGGCAGGATTTATTTTGATGATGGCATTGGATACAGGATTAGGTTGA
- a CDS encoding metal ABC transporter ATP-binding protein, with the protein MIVLSAKDLAVGYEGKSVLRNVSFEVKAGDYFCIVGENGSGKTTLLRTIVGLIPPISGELNYGDGFTRAAVGYLPQQSDVQRDFPASVFEIVLSGCQNGLTHRFFYSRSQKEMALKNIERMGIGHLAKRCYRELSGGQQQRVLLARALCATKQVLILDEPVAGLDPEATEEMYRMIKQLNDEGLTIIMISHDIANVQKYANTIFDVNQIPESISIEGGVSTC; encoded by the coding sequence ATGATTGTATTATCAGCAAAGGATTTGGCGGTTGGCTATGAAGGAAAGTCTGTACTTCGAAATGTGAGCTTTGAGGTAAAGGCTGGAGACTATTTCTGTATTGTTGGAGAAAATGGTTCGGGAAAGACCACTCTGCTTAGAACAATCGTGGGGCTCATTCCTCCTATTTCAGGTGAATTGAATTACGGAGATGGTTTTACTAGGGCTGCAGTAGGATATCTACCTCAGCAGTCTGATGTTCAGCGTGATTTTCCGGCATCAGTATTTGAAATTGTTCTTTCAGGCTGTCAAAATGGCTTAACCCATAGATTTTTCTATTCTAGGAGTCAAAAGGAAATGGCGCTTAAAAATATAGAGCGAATGGGAATAGGTCATCTGGCCAAAAGATGCTATAGAGAACTGTCAGGAGGTCAGCAGCAAAGAGTTCTTCTTGCAAGAGCACTTTGTGCTACAAAACAGGTTTTGATTTTGGACGAACCAGTAGCTGGCCTTGATCCGGAGGCAACAGAAGAAATGTATAGAATGATAAAGCAGCTTAATGATGAAGGTCTGACAATAATTATGATTAGTCACGATATTGCAAATGTACAAAAATACGCAAATACGATATTTGACGTGAATCAGATTCCGGAATCTATTTCTATAGAGGGAGGTGTAAGTACATGTTAG